The following is a genomic window from Oscillospiraceae bacterium.
TTCAGAACCAATGCAGACGGCAAATTCATCTGGCCCGGATTTGGTGACAACGTTCGTGTGTTAAACTGGATCTTAGCAAGATGTGCCGGCGAAGTTGATGCAGTAGAAACTGCAATCGGTTACCTGCCCAAGAAAGAAGATTTAGACTTAACCGGTTTAGATATTGCTGACGAAGTATTAGATGAACTGTTAAGCGTTGATAAAGAAGTTTGGTTAGAAGAAACCAAAGGTATTGGCGAATTCTTCGCAAAATTCGGTGACAGACTGCCCAAAGAATTAGCAGCTGAACTGGAAAACTTAAAAGCAAGATTAGCATAATTTTAACATTGTAATTTTGCATAAAAAAAGGCTGTGGAATTGGTAGATTTGCCAATTCCACAGCTCTTTTTATTACAGGAAGATAACAATTTGGTATCAGGGGGACTATTTTGGTAATATACTTGACTTTTTAAGGAATATTATGGTATTATGATTTCAAGAAGTTGTCTGTATTTTTTGAAATGAAGAAGATTATCGATGCAGACATAGAGCTTTTTTATTTTGCATAAAAAATATCATATAAATTTGGAATCTATTAGGAGGTTACCATTATGGCATTTTGTAATTATTGCGGTAAACAGTTGGCAGACGGCGAAGTTTGCAGCTGTACCACCGCTGCTGCAGCTGCACCCCAGCCCGCAGCTCCACAGCCTGCACCCCAGCCGGCACCCCAGCCCGCACCTGCCGGAGCGTACTATCCCCCCACAACTCCTGCTCCGAAATCATCCTTTGATTTTGGCGGTATTATGAAAGATTGCTGGAATCTGTTTTTGAATCTGTTCAAAAAACCCGTGACTGCTGTTTCCGAGTTCATTCAGAACGGCACCAGAAATCATGCATTTATTATGATTGGTCTGCAGGCAATTGTGGTAACTTTATTGTTGGTTATACTTGCTTGTCAACATAACGCTGATTTGAAGAGCAATTGGGCAGTGAGACTTGCTCAGATGTCCGGTATGAGTTCTGAATACATTTTAGAGCAACAGATTGCAACTCAGCAACAGTATGTGAATGTGTTCCTTGTTATTTTAGTTGGATTGTTTGGAACCGTTGGATTATCCGCTGCATTTGCAGGCGTGAAGATGTTGGTGGCAAAAATCTTCAAAGGAACCACCAGCTTTGATACAGAACTGAAAGTATCCGCTGTGACCGGTTTTGTAGCAGTTCCCTTCATTTTAGTTGGTATTCTTTTAGTGTTAATTCTGACCGGCGAAAATGCAGGCACCTATTATAAAGGTGTATTCTCCCACATTGGCGGTTTTGGCATGAGCACCAGATGGGGCATTTTGGTAGCTATGATTGGTTATCTGTTCGGTTACCTGTTAATGTGTGCAACCATCTCCGAAGTGAATGGTTTCGATCCTGATAAACGGGTTTATGCAATCTTAGCAATCAGCATTGCAATGCTTCTGGTATACTACTTACTGTCCAGATTGGTTGTATTTCCAATTACCGAACCTAAGTGGGATAAACTTCAGAGACAGGCATCTAAGTTGCTTTATTAAAAAGTAAAAAAAGGAGAGCAGTGCTCTCCTTTTTTGTTACTGTGGCACCATATTATGTTACAGGAAGATAACAATTTGGTATCAGGAGGACTATTTTAGTAATATACTTGACTTTTGTGAGTTTATTATGCTAAGATAGAATCGTAAAGAAATTTATGGCAAAAAAAATTTATTGACAGAATTTGTGAGCATCATTGTTATTTTTTGCATAAAAATAAGAAATATATTAAGAAATCTTAGGAGGGTAAGATTATGGCATTTTGTAAGTATTGCGGAAAACAGTTAGCAGATGGAGAGGTTTGTTCCTGTACTGCAGCGGCACCTCAGGCAGCACCTCAGGCTGCTCCCCAACCTGCACCTCAGGCAGCACCTCAGGCTGCTCCCCAACCTGCACCTCAGGCAGCTCCTCAGCCCACACCTCAGGCAGCACCCGGCGCTACATATTATGCACCTCCGGCACCTCCGGTACCGCAGGCTCCCAGTGCATTCGGTACGGCGATGAAGGATGTTTGGCAGCTGTTTTTAAATCTGTTTAAAAAACCGGTATCCGCTACCAGCGAATTTTTAAGAAACGGCAATTTGTTGCCGACTTATATCATTATTGGAATTCAGGCAATTCTGGTTTCCATTTTGGCAGCATTGCTGGCAGGGAAAGTGAACGGAATATTCCGTACTGCGATGACTGCTGCAGGGGGTGCGGCAAACCAACTTGGTGCTATGGCAGGAATGGGTAATATGAGCGGTGCAAATGGTATGGGTAACCTTATGGCAGCTCAGGTAGCTCAGCAGATCAGCTATTCTATCCCGTTGGTATTATTTATTGCATTGATTGCAACTGCAGGTATGGCATTTATTCTTCCCGGAATTATGATGCTGGTTGTAAAAATGTTCAAAGGTCAGACAGATTATAAGAGTATGCTCAAATTATCTGCTGTGAACAGCTTAGTATGCATTCCGTTTATTCTCTTAGGCATTATCGTATCTTTCTTCTTCTCTGTTAATATTGTTTCCTTGGCAAGTGGCAATATCATGGGAAGTCTTCTGTCTGCATTTTTGGTTCCGCCTGCTGTTGCAATGGTAGGATGCGTTTTCGGAAATTTCCTGATGAGCTCTGTATTACCCTATTCCGCTGCATTAAATCAGGATTCTGTCCCCTACACAATGTTTATCAGCTGTGTTATCACTTTTGCGGCATTCTATTTAATTACTTTTGTTGTTGCAATTCCTCTGTGTACACCGGCAGCAATCAAAGCAGCAGGCAATATGATGAGTGCTATTATGTAATTTGATTCTTTGAGAATCACTGTTCGTTGGAGCCCTACAAGGGCATCTGAAATTGAATCGAAAAAAGGAGAGTGAAAGCTCTCCTTTTTTATGCAAAAATATGCAAAAAAATTTCAGATTGTTAAGAATTGCCAAAAAACGGAAAAGCTCTAAAAAACAATAAAAATAAAAGAAAAACAAAGAAAAACGATGTTAATCTTCAATAAACAGGATTATCTATGATTGATATTATCGATAACCTCGATTATAATGAATTAGCACTCTAAAGCTAAGAGTGCTAAAATTGTCGAAAATCCTATGGAAATAAAGTATATCGGAGGAATTACACATGAATTTAAAACCCTTGGGTGACAGAGTTGTTATCCGTATGGTAGAAGCAGAAGAAACCACCAAAAGCGGTATCATTTTAGCAGGAAGTGCCAAAGAAAAACCCCAGATGGCAGAGGTTGTAGCAGTTGGCCCCGGCGGAATGGTGGACGGCAAAGAAATCAAGATGGAAGTTGCAGTTGGGGATAAAGTGATCACCAATAAATATGCAGGCACCGAAGTGAAATTAGACGGTTGCGAATATATCGTACTGCGTCAAGCAGACATTTTAGCAAAAGTTGAAGACTAATTCTTTTAGTATTCGAACTTCAACAAAGAGTTCTTTTTCACAATTGTTTAACAGATAAAAAAGGAGTAGATACCAATGGCAAAACAGATTATTTATGGCGAAGAAGCCAGAAAAGCATTAGAACGCGGTATTAACCAGTTGGCTGATACCGTAAAAATCACCTTAGGCCCTAAAGGCAGAAATGTGGTTTTAGATAAAAAATTCGGAGCACCTTTAATCACCAATGACGGTGTGTCCATCGCAAAAGAAATCGAGCTGGAAGACCCCTTTGAAAATATGGGCGCACAGCTGGTAAAAGAAGTTGCAACCAAAACCAACGACGTGGCAGGGGACGGTACCACTACCGCTACCTTACTGGCACAGGCACTGGTTCGTGAAGGCTTAAAAAATATTGCAGCAGGTGCAAATCCCATGATCGTAAGAAAAGGGATTGCTTTAGCAGTTGCCACCGCTGTGGAAGAAATCAAGAAAAATTCCAGAAAAATTAAAGGCAAAGAAGACATCGCAAGAGTTGCAGCAAACTCTGCAGCAGATGAATATATCGGCACCTTGATTGCAGACGCTATGGAAAAAGTAACTGCAGACGGCGTTATCACCGTGGAAGAATCCAAAACCGCAGAAACCTTATGCGAAGTGGTGGAAGGTATGCAGTTTGATCGTGGTTACATTTCCCCCTATATGGTAACCGATACTGATAAAATGGAAGCAATCATTGATGATGCATACATTTTAATCACCGATAAGAAAATCAGCTCCATTCAGGATTTACTGCCCTTGTTGGAACAGATTGTTCAGCAGGGCAAAAAACTGGTCATCGTAGCGGAAGATATTGAAGGCGAAGCGCTGACTACCTTGGTTTTAAATAAATTAAGAGGTACCTTTACCTGCGTTGCCGTAAAAGCTCCCGGCTTTGGTGACAGAAGAAAAGCAATGCTTCAGGATATTGCCATCTTAACCGGCGGTGAAGTGATTTCCGATGAATTAGGCTTAGACTTAAAAGAAACCACCATTTTCCAGTTAGGTCGTGCAAAACAGGTAAAAATTCAGAAAGAAAACACCATCATTGTTGACGGTGCAGGTGATAAAGAAGCAATCAAAGCAAGAGTTTCCCAGATTAAAGCACAGATTGCAGAAACCACTTCTGAATTTGATAAAGAAAAACTCCAGGAAAGACTGGCAAAACTCTCCGGTGGCGTGGCAGTGCTCCGTGTTGGTGCTGCAACCGAAACCGAAATGAAAGAAAAGAAACTCCGTATTGAAGACGCTTTGGCTGCAACCAAAGCAGCTGTGGAAGAAGGCATTGTTGCAGGGGGCGGTACCGCTTTCTTAAATGCTCTGCCCGCAGTGGCAAAACTGGTTGCAAAAACTGAAGGCGACGAAAAAACCGGTGTGAAAATTGTGTTAAAAGCATTGGAAGAACCTGTTCGTCAGATTGCGAAAAACGCAGGCGTGGAAGGTTCCGTTATCGTGGATAAAGTGTTATCCCAGAAGAAAAACGTGGGCTACAATGCGTTAACTGAAGAATATGTGGATATGCTGGAAACCGGTATCGTTGACCCCACCAAAGTAACCAGAAATGCTCTGCAGAATGCAGCATCTGTGGCTTCTATGGTATTAACCACTGAAAGCCTGGTTGCTGATATTAAAGAACCCGAAGCTGCAGCTCCTGCTGCCGGCATGGGCGGTATGGGCGGAATGTACTAATTTTTTAGTATCTGCTCGCATTTTGATATTACAAATCAAAAAGGATTGGAATCTTTGAATAGATTCCAATCCTTTTTTCTCTTGACAAAATTTTTAAAACTATGCTATACTGTTGGTAACGTATGGAAAGCAGAAAATGATTGATTTTTATCAGGATAAGGAGAAATTTTATGAAATGCAAGAATTATTTTTGGATTATTAGCATAGTGATTGTAATGGTGTTGACAGCTTGTTCTTCCAATCGTCTTACCCCACCTCAGCCTGTTGTGGATGAAACGATACCGGTAGCTGTTGATACCGAAGAAATTTATGAGCAGTTTTTGGAAGCAAACACGTTTTATTATGAATGGCTTGTAAATACCAGATTTGTTTCCTCTGAGTATGAGCACAAGCTGTTGGATGAGATGCTTTGCACTGTTCCCGTTGTGCATGAAACGATTTGTGATGCGGATACTTTAAAGGATGAAGTATATCAGAGATTCTCTCCCGAATTGGCAACACGATTTGTAGAAGTAATGAATCCCGAGGATATTGACGGGCAACTGTATATCACTGGCTCACTGCAGGCGTTGGATGGTTGGTACCATGAAATTGCAGAACATTCCTTTACGCAGGTATCCCCCACAGAATATCTTTTAGAACTTAAGGTTTATTATCCTGCAAACCAGGTTATGGAGAGTGAACCTATTGAATATTCCTACTATACCATTCGGTGTACGTATGACAGCGAAAGATGGACCTTTATGGACGATGCCGATTATGAAACTACCGATACATCTGAATTGTTTTTCCGCTAAAATATGAATTGAGAAATAAAAAGGATTGGAATCTTTTAATAGATTCCAATCCTTTTTTGTATTTGTGTTAAAAGTGCACCCCTTTTGTAGGGGACGGTGCCCACACCGTCCCGTGTTTTGAATTGTACAATGAATGGAGCGGACAGATGTGGGCATCTGTCCCTACAAGAAGATGGTCTTTCTTAAAACGGAACTTCTTCCGCCTCCAATAAAAATTCTGTTAAGTTGGTATATCGTTTTTGCTCGGTATTGTTGTGAATCATTCCCGTCACGCAGGATTTTCGTCCCACGATACACACAAAGGTTTTGGCACGGGTCACGGCGGTGTATAACAGATTCTGTGTCATCAACTGGGGATAACCATACACCAGCGGTATTACCACCGCATCAAACTCGCTGCCCTGACTTTTATGCACCGTCACTGCGTAGGCAAGCTCCAAATTTTCCAATTTCATAAAGTCGTAGCAGACAATTTTATCTTCATCAAAGAGAATGGTCATTTCCTTGTTTTCGGGGTCGATATCGGTAATCACACCCATATCTCCGTTATAGATGCCTTGCCCGCGATAACCGTCTTCGGTTTCCCATTCGATTTCGTAATCGTTTTTAGTTTGCATCACACGGTCAAATTTGGAAAATACATAGCCGTTTGCTGATTTTTGCGGTTGTTTTTCCCGCACGGGATTTAAAGTTTGCTTTAGGGCATTGTTTAAAGCAACCGACCCCAGCACACTTTTTCTCATGGGCGTTAATACCTGAATCTTATCGGGAGAGATATTTAAAAACTTGGGAAGACGGTTTTCCACCAGATCGCAAACGGTTGCAACCGTGGCTTCTCCGTTTGGACTTCCCACAAAGAAAAAGTCGCTGCCCTCTCCGTTATATACAGGTTCCGTGAAGTTTAAAATACGATGAGCGTTTTCCACAATCTGGGAAGCGTTTTCCTGTCGGAAAATCTGATGAAAACTAATGGTGGGAATCACACCCGATGCAATCATATCTTTTAACACGTTTCCTGCACCCACGGGAGGCAGCTGGTCGCAGTCTCCCACCATAATGATTCTTGTTTTTTCTGTAAATGCCCGCAAAAAGGATTCAAACAGCAAAGAATCTGTCATAGACATTTCGTCCACAATCACCACATCGCACCGCACGGGATTCTGCTCATTTCTCTCAAATTGAGGACGTTCTCCGCCTACCTGTTTCACTTCCAACAGACGGTGAATGGTTTTGGCGTTTTTGCCCGTCACTTCCGAAATCCGCTTGGCGGCACGGCCTGTGGGAGCTGCTAAAATCACTTTTTTATTGAGCGCATCAAAGGCAGTCAGTAAGCTTTTGATTACTGTGGTTTTTCCTGTTCCTGGCCCCCCTGTGATGATAAACACTTTTTGTTTTAAGGCTTCGGTGAGGGCTTCTTTCTGTTCCGAAGATAGGGAAACATCGCAAAGGTCGTCAATATCCAATTTTTTGGATAAATCTTCACATTTGCTTTGCTTTAGAATCTGAAGTCTTGCAGCAATATAGCTTTCTGCCATATAAAAATGGGGGAGAGAGTAGAAGACGATCCCCTCTTTTTTCACGTTAATCAGTCTGCCTTCCATTAACAGCAGAGACAACGCATTTTCCACTTCCGTTTCGCCTACGTCCAGAAGTGATTTTGCCTCGGTAACAAGTTCTTCTTTTGGGAAACAAGTGTGTCCATTGTAAGCTGCCTGATACATCAAGTATGTAACGCCTGATTTGAGACGCTCCATAGAGTTTTTCGGGATTCCCATTTCTTCCGCAATTTTATCCACGGTTAAAAATCCGATTTTTTCCACCCGTTCGCAGATGATATACGGATTTTGGTTGCAGAGCTTGATAGCACCGCTTCCCAAGGTGTTGTACACCTTTACCGCAATGGTGGGGGATAACCCGAATTTCATAAAGTAGGACACTACATTCTGCACTTCGATTTTCTTCATGTAGTCTCTGTGGATATCCATTGCTTTGGTGAGAGAAATTCCAGAAATTTCGGATAAGCGTTCCGGGTAAATTTCAATGATATTTAATGTTTCTTCGCGGAATTCGTCCACAATTTTTTTCGCTGTGGCTGGTCCCACACCACGGATAAATCCGCTGGATAGAAATTTATAAATGGAAGCAGTATCCTGCTCAAAATGAGGCTCGTAGTATTCACATTGAAATTGAGTGCCGAATTTGGGGTGCTCTACCCATTTTCCGTATGCAATAATGCTTTCTCCTTCGGCAATCATGGGCAGATTGCCTGCCACATTCACATAGTCATCGGAGGTTTCCAAAGCAATTACGCCATAGCCGTTTTCGTCGTTATAGTAAATTACTTCTTCCACTAACCCTGCGATGCGTTCCATAGCGTTCATCTTCGGTTCCTCCTTTCTTGTTACCTATTTGTTATCATACACCTTTTTTTAATAAATGTCAATAAAAAATGCGAATATTTGTTCGTGTTTTGTGAGGGGTAAAAAACTTCTTCCATCTTCACTATTACTTATTCCTTTAAAATCCGTACACGACGGTGGTTAGGGAAGAGTGAAGAAGGAACAGTGAATAAGTAAAAAATCCGCACATTTTATGTACGGATTTTTTGGCTCGTTGCCCTCTCAGTGTTCGAGTCCCTCTTCGGCTTTTTTTATTGGCGCGCCTTGAGGGACACAGTTGCTTCGCACCTTCATAGCTTGACGACCCAAGCCTACGGCTTCGGTACCCGTCTTCGCACCAACTTCGCTAAAAACCATTCCCCAAATGGTTTTTGTAACGCTCGTTGCCCTCTCAGTGTTCGAGTCCCCCTGCGGCACTTAGGCAATAAAAAAGCAGACACCTTATGGCATCTGCTCTTTTCTTGGCGCGCCTTGAGGGACTCGAACCCCCGACATTTCGGTTCGTAGCCGAACCCTCTATCCAGCTGAGGTAAAGGCGCATACAAACTTTTATGTTTGCAACAGTGGTATTATATCAAAAGAAAGTTGGTTTGTCAATGTTTTTTTATCAATTCTATTGAAATTTTTTAGAAAATATGGTAAAATAGCAAGGTGTGAGAATGGAAAATTCTTCCGAATCGTAAAAATCATTACAATAACCAAAGAGCAAAAAAGTTTATGAGGGATTTCTATGAGTATGCAACCTGATTTTCTTTTCAAAAATGTGGAGGAGGTTACTCCTGCGTTTTTACAACAGCATCATATCCGTCTGCTGATTTGGGATGCAGATGCCACTTTGATTCAGGCGCAGAGTGATTTTATTCTGCCGGAACGTGTTTTATTGGTGGAAGCAATCAGAAATTCTGGCGTTCGGGTTATGGTTGCATCCAACGGGAAAACCCACCGTATTGAAAAAGCTTTCGGTGAGCATAAAATCGAAGCACATGGGTATTCTTTAAAGCCCTTGCCGTTTCGTTTGAAAAAGCTGATAAAAGGCTATGCGAAAAAGGAAGTTCTGTTGGTGGGTGACCAATTTTTTACCGACATTTTATGCGCTAAGCTGCTTGGCATCCGCTGTGGGATGGTGGAGCCATACGGAACTGATAAAGGTCGTGGAATGGGACTTCGTCGCTCTTTGGAGAAAAAAATTATCAAAAGGAAC
Proteins encoded in this region:
- a CDS encoding co-chaperone GroES; the protein is MNLKPLGDRVVIRMVEAEETTKSGIILAGSAKEKPQMAEVVAVGPGGMVDGKEIKMEVAVGDKVITNKYAGTEVKLDGCEYIVLRQADILAKVED
- the groL gene encoding chaperonin GroEL; protein product: MAKQIIYGEEARKALERGINQLADTVKITLGPKGRNVVLDKKFGAPLITNDGVSIAKEIELEDPFENMGAQLVKEVATKTNDVAGDGTTTATLLAQALVREGLKNIAAGANPMIVRKGIALAVATAVEEIKKNSRKIKGKEDIARVAANSAADEYIGTLIADAMEKVTADGVITVEESKTAETLCEVVEGMQFDRGYISPYMVTDTDKMEAIIDDAYILITDKKISSIQDLLPLLEQIVQQGKKLVIVAEDIEGEALTTLVLNKLRGTFTCVAVKAPGFGDRRKAMLQDIAILTGGEVISDELGLDLKETTIFQLGRAKQVKIQKENTIIVDGAGDKEAIKARVSQIKAQIAETTSEFDKEKLQERLAKLSGGVAVLRVGAATETEMKEKKLRIEDALAATKAAVEEGIVAGGGTAFLNALPAVAKLVAKTEGDEKTGVKIVLKALEEPVRQIAKNAGVEGSVIVDKVLSQKKNVGYNALTEEYVDMLETGIVDPTKVTRNALQNAASVASMVLTTESLVADIKEPEAAAPAAGMGGMGGMY
- a CDS encoding ATP-dependent RecD-like DNA helicase produces the protein MNAMERIAGLVEEVIYYNDENGYGVIALETSDDYVNVAGNLPMIAEGESIIAYGKWVEHPKFGTQFQCEYYEPHFEQDTASIYKFLSSGFIRGVGPATAKKIVDEFREETLNIIEIYPERLSEISGISLTKAMDIHRDYMKKIEVQNVVSYFMKFGLSPTIAVKVYNTLGSGAIKLCNQNPYIICERVEKIGFLTVDKIAEEMGIPKNSMERLKSGVTYLMYQAAYNGHTCFPKEELVTEAKSLLDVGETEVENALSLLLMEGRLINVKKEGIVFYSLPHFYMAESYIAARLQILKQSKCEDLSKKLDIDDLCDVSLSSEQKEALTEALKQKVFIITGGPGTGKTTVIKSLLTAFDALNKKVILAAPTGRAAKRISEVTGKNAKTIHRLLEVKQVGGERPQFERNEQNPVRCDVVIVDEMSMTDSLLFESFLRAFTEKTRIIMVGDCDQLPPVGAGNVLKDMIASGVIPTISFHQIFRQENASQIVENAHRILNFTEPVYNGEGSDFFFVGSPNGEATVATVCDLVENRLPKFLNISPDKIQVLTPMRKSVLGSVALNNALKQTLNPVREKQPQKSANGYVFSKFDRVMQTKNDYEIEWETEDGYRGQGIYNGDMGVITDIDPENKEMTILFDEDKIVCYDFMKLENLELAYAVTVHKSQGSEFDAVVIPLVYGYPQLMTQNLLYTAVTRAKTFVCIVGRKSCVTGMIHNNTEQKRYTNLTEFLLEAEEVPF